The Aliivibrio salmonicida LFI1238 genome contains the following window.
CTCAAGATTCACTACGTAGTCAGATAGGCATGGTGAGCCAAGATACTTCCCTACTTCATCGCTCTATTCGTGACAATATCAAATATGGTCGTCCTGATGCGTCTGATGAAGAGTTGTTTGCAGCAACCAGACAAGCACAAGCTCATGAGTTTATAGAAACCTTAACGGATTCTTATGGCAGTACTGGCTATGATGCACAAGTTGGTGAAAGAGGAGTGAAACTCTCTGGTGGTCAACGCCAACGAGTTGCTATATCTCGCGTGTTGTTAAAAGATGCCCCTCTATTGATTTTAGATGAGGCAACCTCTGCACTTGATTCTGAAGTAGAATCCGCTATTCAAGACAGCCTAGATGAATTAATGGAAGGAAAAACCGTTATTGCTATTGCTCATCGTCTATCAACGATTGCCGCAATGGATCGCTTAATTGTCATGGACCAAGGCCAAGTTGTTGAGCAAGGAACCCATAAAGAACTCGTTGAGTTCGGCGGTATTTATGCCCAATTATGGACCCATCAAACTGGTGGCTTTATAAAATAAGCAATAGGTTATAAATACGTTACCTTAAAGCACGCTACTTTACGCAAATGTAATGGCGTGCTTTTTTATTTATACATTGTCTTATCAGTTTTAGGAAAATAGGTAATAACACTCTGATTTTTAGTGGAATAAACCATTATTTTAGACTAAATTATAGAGATGATTTTTTAAAGGGTACACGAATGACGCGAGGCCTATTTTCTTTACTTATTGCTTTTCTGTTTATTCACACAATAAATAAAGCCTCAGCTCGTGAATTCACGCCTGCACAACAGTTTGAAGACGGCTCTTGTTCTCTCCGACAGCAACATGATCACCTTCGGGATTGCAGATTTTAATCCCAATAGATACATTTCTAAAGATGAAAATCCAGATAACGGATTAGGAAGTTCAGACTCCGTTCAATTACGAAATCAAATGACGGTTTATTCGTTGCCATACACCTTCACATTAAATGATGATGCAGATTCTTTATGGTCTCATGAGATAACGGTAAGAGCCTCTTACGTCAATACCGACATTGATGTCAAGTTTCAAAATAAAGCGATCCCTGATTCAGATGTTGATGAAGTGTTCGGGCTGTATTCCGAATACGCTCAAAATTATATTTTTGCAGAAAATTGGACCATCTCATTTGGTACTGCACTACACTTGATGCATTACCGTAATTCACACAGCTACAATAGTGTGTACAGCCAAAAGTTTTCTCCCGCTTTAGATGGTGTCTTTTATAACGTATCCACGAATGTATTTATGATTGAACCTAAAATGAGCTTCGAATATAAAAAAGTCGCGCCATGGGGAGAGTGGCGTTTTAACAACAGTTATCATTATGCTAACGGACAAGGTTTTGGTGGTTCATCAGACTACAGCTCAGAGGTTCATCCTGAGGTGTGGCGTTTTGTAAATAGCGTACAATTACGTTACAACATGACCCGATGGAACCAGTTTGCTCAAGTATTGTACCTAAAAGCCAAACGTGTTGATCTTGGCGGCGATGTAAATAAGCCACTCGGAACCGATTATTATTATGAGTTCAATATTGCATGGTTAATCGATACGCGTAAATGGATCGATTTAGTAGATAATGTAGGCATTGGGTTTACTTTTAATGTCGGGAGTGCTCTTCGTGGTGGCAGTATTGTTCTTTTTTATGATGAATAATCAAGTATATACACCTAATTTCATCAGCCATTAACAGTATTATTATATTTTTTACATTAAGGCAACCCAAACCGCAGCAAAAAAGTGCTACTATCCGCTCCTGAAATTAAACAATATCAATCCAGTAAGTGAATTTAAATACATAAATTTTTAATTTATTCTCGTACTTTCGTATTACTAGGACAGCCTATTGGTTTGATATTTGAACTTCGAGGTACTATGACAAACACTCTATCTATCGGCGCACTAGAATCTTTTTTAATTGCCATCGCCGTACTTTTTCTAGGCCACCTAATCAACTCTAAAGTTGTGTTTTTTAAGAAATACAATATTCCAGAACCCATTGTTGGCGGATTAATCGTCGCTTTTGCTATTACCGCTTTGCATTTTCAAGGGATTAATCTTGAGTTTTCATTGCCGCTACAAAGTACATTCATGTTGATGTTCTTCAGTACTGTCGGTTTAGCAGCGAACTATACACAACTGATAAAAGGCGGAACAAAGGTATTCTTATTCCTTGCTGTTGCCTCTTTCTATATCATTATTCAAAATGCAGTTGGTGTTAGTTTAGCAAGTGCTATGGGCTTAAATCCATTAATGGGTCTTATTGCTGGTTCGATCACTTTATCTGGTGGTCATGGTACGGGTGCTGCTTGGTCCCAAACGTTTGCTGAAACTTATCATCTAAACACGCTAGAGCTAGCAATGGCATCTGCGACCTTTGGTTTGGTTATGGGTGGCTTAATCGGTAGCCCGATTGCACAAAAATTGATTCATAAACATAAATTAGAATCAGAATATGGCACCGGTGTGGATACCCATACCCGCTTTCCTGAACTCGTCACTTACAATGAACGAGAAGAAGAAAAAGTGACGGCAAAAAAAGTGACCGAAACCTTATTCATTCTACTCATTTGTGTTGTAGGCGCTGGCCATTTAAGTGATTTTGTAGGCAGCTTTGATATTGCTTGGCTTAAAATTCCTGATTTTGTTTACGCTTTATTTATTGGTGTTTTCATCACTAATATTACTGAGGTAACAAAAATCCATAAGATTGATACTGAAACTGTTGATATCTTAGGAACCGTTTCGTTGGCTCTGTTCTTAGCAATGGCATTAATGAGTTTAAAATTGTGGAACATCTTTGATCTTGCGATTCCACTTCTTATTATTTTATCGGTTCAAACCGTTGTTCTTGCTTTCTTCTCTTACTTTGTCACTTTCAGAGTAATGGGGTCAAACTATGACGCCGCTGTTATGGCTGGTGGCCATTGTGGCTTTGGATTAGGAGCAACACCAACAGCAGTAATGAATATGGGCTCTTTAGTGTCTCGCTTTGGTCCATCGCCACAAGCCTTTATGGTAGTTCCAATTGTTGGTGCTTTCTTTATTGATATAGTGAACTTAATTATTCTACAAACTTACATTAGCTTTATTGGTTAAGTTACAACGTAATTAAAATATTCGCACTATAATGCGCTTACAAGAAAGGCTGAATGATTTTCTCATTCAGCCTTTTTATTTATTACTCAGCACCCACCCTCTTTACTTTTATATCGAGCAGAATAAATACCCCTCTTAATCATGGCTTAAATTAGATATATGAACTTTTTATGACAGTGAATATTTATAGTGACTTTATCAATAACTTATCATAATCTCGATCGTTCATACCCAACACCTATTGGTTAATAACCATACCTCGAGACACTATGACAAACACTTTATCTATTGGCGCTTTAGAATCGTTCTTGATTGCTATCGCTGTGCTTTTTCTTGGTCATTTCATTAATTCAAAAATTAACTTATTTAAGAAATACAACATACCAGAACCTATCGTCGGTGGATTAATTGTTGCTTTTGCTATTACCCTTTTGCATTTTCAAGGGATAAGTCTTGAGTTCTCATTACCATTGCAAAACATATTCATGCTTATGTTTTTTAGTACCGTAGGATTGGCAGCCAATTACACACAACTGCTTAAGGGGGGATCTAAAGTCTTCCTATTCTTAGCCGTCGCGTCTTTCTATATTTTAATTCAAAATGCCGTTGGTGTTAGTTTAGCAACCGCAATGGGATTGGATCCTCTGATGGGACTTATTGCAGGTTCAATCACATTATCAGGCGGCCATGGAACGGGTGCAGCTTGGTCTCAGACCTTTGCTGACACGTACAATTTAAACACTTTAGAGCTTGCTATGGCATCAGCGACTTTTGGTTTGATTATGGGGGGGTTGATCGGGAGTCCAATCGCACAAAAATTAATTCATAAACACAAATTAGAGTCTGAGTACGCCGTAGGTACAGATACTCATGCTCGTTTTCCTGAATTAGTCACTTATAATGAAAGAGAAGAAGATAAAGTAACCTCTAAAAAAGTCATCGAGACGTTATTCATATTACTCCTTTGTGTTGTCGGCTCTGAGCACCTCAGTAATTTTGTGGATAGTTTTGGTATTTCTTGGCTTAAAATTCCTGATTTTGTTTACGCTTTATTTATTGGTGTTTTCATCACGAACCTAACGGAAGTGACTAAAATCCACAAAATTGATACGATAACCGTAGATATTTTGGGTACGGTTTGTTTATCACTTTTCTTAGCAATGGCATTAATGAGCTTAAAATTGTGGAATATTTTTGACCTTGCCATTCCTTTCTTGATTATCTTATCCGTTCAAACGGTAGTCTTAGCGCTTTTCTCTTACTTTGTAACCTTCAGGGTGATGGGATCAAACTATGATGCAGCGGTAATGGTAGGTGGTCATTGTGGATTTGGATTAGGAGCAACACCAACAGCGGTTATGAATATGGGGTCATTAGTGTCTCGATTTGGCCCTTCCCCTCAAGCCTTTATGGTGGTTCCAATTGTCGGAGCCTTCTTCATTGATATAACTAACTTAATCATTCTACAAGCGTACATTAGCTTTATTGGATAAATGACGGTTAATTATTGACAGTTCATCATAATAAATGAGTAAGAGCTTAGATTCACTCTAAGCTCTTACTGGTTAATCTACAAAGTAAACTGGTCTATGTTTTTTGATAACGAAGAAATACTCTCGTTCATGCTTTCAACTTGCTCAGAAATCACATTTGAAATCTCCATACAAACTTGAGACATATCTCTTACGTTTACCGCATTTCCGTTAATTTCTTCAATAACACAAGTTTGTTCTTCACTTGCTGTTGAAATCTGATGACTCATATCTGAAATAGAATTTAAGTTATTATCTACAATTTCAATATTTCTTCTCGATACAACAGACTTATCAACACATTCTTTAATTGTATTCTGACTTAATTCCATTTTTTCACTTACATCGAGTGTTTTAGATTGTAAGTTAGAAATAATTTGATTAATTTCAATCGTAGAATGTTGTGTCTTTTGAGCTAACACCCTTACTTCATCAGCAACGACTGCAAAGCCTCTTCCCTGCTCACCAGCTCTTGCTGCTTCGATAGCCGCATTTAATGCGAGCAAGTTTGTTTGATCTGCAATGTTACTGATCATATCTAACACACTAGTGATTTTATTACTGTCATTACGTAACTCAGAAATCAGCACATTACATTCATCAATTTCGGTCGATGCGACACTGATAAATTCAGAAGTATCTGAAACTATTTGCTTAGTTTGGTTACATTCTTTAGATGCATCTGTTGTAAAGTTAGCAGAATTACTAATATTATTAGCAATCTCATTTGATGCACACTGCATTTCGTTAATAGCTGTCGCTAACATATCAACAGAATTAAGCTGCTGTGTAATTGCCTTTTCATTATCTATTGATTGTTTGTTCATTAACTCAAAAGCGTCATTACTTACCTCAATACTCTCTTTAACAGCATTAATCACAGTAACTATTTTTAATCGGAAAGATCGTATAGATATCATGATGCTACCGATTTCATCATTCACAAAATCTTTACTATCAATAAAATCACACACTTTTCCGTTACGAAGGTCTAAAGTAATAAATCGTTCCAACGAAGTATTAATGAGAGCAATACGACGATTTAGGTCTCTCGATATATAGAACCCACTCACGATAGAAATGAATATTATTGTGATAATGATAAACATAGCAAAATATAATGTATCTAAACGTTCTTGTTTTGAATTTTGTCTATAGTCTTCTAAGAAAACATCAATCTTAGTAGATAATTCATTAATATTATTATTTATTTCACTAAAAACGACAAGGCTATCACTCACTAATTTATTTCTTGGTTCAGATATTCTATTACTTTTTATTTCGTTAATGTATTTAATATAAGTGTTAATTTCATTATTTAACGTATCTAATCTTGTTTTTTCTTTTTTTATTACGTCCAAATCAAAAGTTCGATATGAGTCTAAAAGAGAGCTCATATCATAAATTAATTGGTCACGCTCTTTGATATCATTATCATTTTCAAATCTAATGGATATAAGCGCTAAATCGGCTCTTCTTAACGAAATTAGTTTCTTTTCAAATGAGTCAAACATTTCTGATGATTCAATCACTTGTCTAAATAAAAACTGTTCGGTCTTATCATTATCAACATAATTAATATAAATAATATTTAATGCAACAAATAGACCTATTGCATTAAATCCGACTAAGAATAATATTTTACTTCTTAATGAAATATTTTTCATTTACTAAACCTTTTTACCTTACTTAAATTAAATTGGTCATACTACGTAAAATCCGTAAATTAAACCATTATACTATTTATATATTTAATTAACCTTCAAGTTATTAAGTATCTTTTTAAACTTAATACATTGGTTGACT
Protein-coding sequences here:
- a CDS encoding methyl-accepting chemotaxis protein codes for the protein MKNISLRSKILFLVGFNAIGLFVALNIIYINYVDNDKTEQFLFRQVIESSEMFDSFEKKLISLRRADLALISIRFENDNDIKERDQLIYDMSSLLDSYRTFDLDVIKKEKTRLDTLNNEINTYIKYINEIKSNRISEPRNKLVSDSLVVFSEINNNINELSTKIDVFLEDYRQNSKQERLDTLYFAMFIIITIIFISIVSGFYISRDLNRRIALINTSLERFITLDLRNGKVCDFIDSKDFVNDEIGSIMISIRSFRLKIVTVINAVKESIEVSNDAFELMNKQSIDNEKAITQQLNSVDMLATAINEMQCASNEIANNISNSANFTTDASKECNQTKQIVSDTSEFISVASTEIDECNVLISELRNDSNKITSVLDMISNIADQTNLLALNAAIEAARAGEQGRGFAVVADEVRVLAQKTQHSTIEINQIISNLQSKTLDVSEKMELSQNTIKECVDKSVVSRRNIEIVDNNLNSISDMSHQISTASEEQTCVIEEINGNAVNVRDMSQVCMEISNVISEQVESMNESISSLSKNIDQFTL
- the gltS gene encoding sodium/glutamate symporter, with amino-acid sequence MTNTLSIGALESFLIAIAVLFLGHLINSKVVFFKKYNIPEPIVGGLIVAFAITALHFQGINLEFSLPLQSTFMLMFFSTVGLAANYTQLIKGGTKVFLFLAVASFYIIIQNAVGVSLASAMGLNPLMGLIAGSITLSGGHGTGAAWSQTFAETYHLNTLELAMASATFGLVMGGLIGSPIAQKLIHKHKLESEYGTGVDTHTRFPELVTYNEREEEKVTAKKVTETLFILLICVVGAGHLSDFVGSFDIAWLKIPDFVYALFIGVFITNITEVTKIHKIDTETVDILGTVSLALFLAMALMSLKLWNIFDLAIPLLIILSVQTVVLAFFSYFVTFRVMGSNYDAAVMAGGHCGFGLGATPTAVMNMGSLVSRFGPSPQAFMVVPIVGAFFIDIVNLIILQTYISFIG
- the gltS gene encoding sodium/glutamate symporter; translated protein: MTNTLSIGALESFLIAIAVLFLGHFINSKINLFKKYNIPEPIVGGLIVAFAITLLHFQGISLEFSLPLQNIFMLMFFSTVGLAANYTQLLKGGSKVFLFLAVASFYILIQNAVGVSLATAMGLDPLMGLIAGSITLSGGHGTGAAWSQTFADTYNLNTLELAMASATFGLIMGGLIGSPIAQKLIHKHKLESEYAVGTDTHARFPELVTYNEREEDKVTSKKVIETLFILLLCVVGSEHLSNFVDSFGISWLKIPDFVYALFIGVFITNLTEVTKIHKIDTITVDILGTVCLSLFLAMALMSLKLWNIFDLAIPFLIILSVQTVVLALFSYFVTFRVMGSNYDAAVMVGGHCGFGLGATPTAVMNMGSLVSRFGPSPQAFMVVPIVGAFFIDITNLIILQAYISFIG
- a CDS encoding Solitary outer membrane autotransporter beta-barrel domain yields the protein MNSRLHNSLKTALVLSDSNMITFGIADFNPNRYISKDENPDNGLGSSDSVQLRNQMTVYSLPYTFTLNDDADSLWSHEITVRASYVNTDIDVKFQNKAIPDSDVDEVFGLYSEYAQNYIFAENWTISFGTALHLMHYRNSHSYNSVYSQKFSPALDGVFYNVSTNVFMIEPKMSFEYKKVAPWGEWRFNNSYHYANGQGFGGSSDYSSEVHPEVWRFVNSVQLRYNMTRWNQFAQVLYLKAKRVDLGGDVNKPLGTDYYYEFNIAWLIDTRKWIDLVDNVGIGFTFNVGSALRGGSIVLFYDE